The Synechococcus sp. CC9605 sequence TCGCGGCGCAGCTCCACCACCACGCGCATGCCCTCGCGGTCGCTTTCGTCGCGGATGTCGGCGATTCCGCCGATTTTTCCGTCGTTGACGGATTCCGCCAGTTTTTCAATCCAGCCGGCCTTGCTGAGCTGATAGGGCAGTTCCGTGACCACAACGGCATTTCGTTTGTGGCGCCCTTTGCCGGGTTGCACCTCTTCGGTGTGGGCGACGCCGCGCATGGGGATGCTGCCGCGGCCATGCAGGTAGGTGTCCCGCAGGCCTGAACTGATCAGCACTTCACCGCCGGTGGGGAAGTCGGGTCCCGGGATCAGTTCCAGCAGTTTCTCGTCACTCAGCTCCGGCTTGCGGATCAGGGCGACCAGACCATCCACAACTTCTCCCAAATTGTGAGGAGGGATGCTGGTCGCCATGCCGACGGCGATGCCAGAGCAGCCGTTCAGCAGCAGGAAGGGAAGCTGGGCCGGAAGAACGGTGGGTTCCTGTTGGGACCCATCGAAGTTCGGCGCAAAATCAACCGTGTCCTCACCAATCTCCTCAAGCATTGCTTGATGGGAGATGGGTGCCAGACGGGTTTCTGTGTACCGCATCGCCGCCGGTGGGTCGTCGTCCACCGAGCCGAAATTGCCGTGGCCATCGAGCAGGGGATGACGGCTGGAGAACGTCTGAACAAGCCGCACCAGGGCGTCATAGACCGCCTGATCACCGTGGGGGTGGTACTTGCCCAGAACATCACCAACGACCCTTGCGCATTTGCGGTATGGACGGTCTGGGGTCAGCCCCAGTTCCTGCATCGCGTAGAGGATGCGTCGTTGGACGGGTTTGAGACCATCGCGGGCATCGGGCAAGGCCCGACCCACGATCACGCTCATCGCGTATTCGAGGTAGGAGCGCTGCATCTCCTGATGCAGGGCGATCGGTTGAACGCGCTCCTCAGCCATTCGGTCTGTCGTTCTCCGACCGGAAGGCGCTCAGCCTACAGATGATCACTGGTTTTTCTTCCACGTTGCGTTGGCTTGGGCTCGTTCCACGCTGTTGGTGAGCTGCGGCTCGCTCAGCAATTGTGCCGTCGCCTGACGGATGCGCACCCCCCAAAGCTGTTCCGCTTGATGCAGGGGCAAGACGTAGTTGGGATTCTTGGCCAACGCTGTGGCCGCAAGCTGGATCGCTTCGCTCTGCTCACACCGTTGATGCAGAGCTGCGGCCAGGGCCAGCATCGGTTCTGCGTTGTTCTCCAGCTTCAACACGCGGCGCCAACGTCGTACAGCCTCCTGACGCTGGCCCATCTCAAAAAGCACCAGGGCTTGGTTGTTCAGGGCTTCCCAGAACTCCGGCTTCAGAGCGGTGGCTCTTTCGAATGATTTCAGGGCCAGAGGGAGTTCGCCCTGCATGATCCTGGCGTTGCCGAGGTCGAAATAGGCCGGAGCGTTGTCCGGATCCAATTGCAGTCCGCGGGTGATCAAGGGAACGGCATAATCCGGTCGTTCTGCCCGCAATGCGATCGCCGCTTCGGCGAACCACAGACCTGCCTTTTCGGGATTCAGCTGCTTGGCGCGGGCCAGAGATCGGCTTGCATCCTGGAGGTTGTTGTTGCGGAGTTGAGCCTCCGCCAGGATCGACCAGAACCGTTCGTCATTGGGGTTGAGCCGCACCGCCAGCGCCGCGAGTCGTGCAGCGTCCTTGGCTTGCCCCAGCTGAAGCAGCTGTGCAGCGGTCCGTCCGATGCCGATCGACGAGCCCTTGAGCTCCTCTTCTGTGGGCAAGTAGACGTAGGGGATCAGGGCGTTGGCTGATGGGGCACCAAACCAACTCCCCAGAACGACCAGTGCAGCCGCCAGCGTTCGACGCAAGCCAATTCGACGAAGCACTGGAGCGAGGATGGAGTCACTAAAGCGTAGGTGTGGGATCCGGTTGTGCTGCAGCGGCGTTGCGTCGCCACATCCAGGGTTTGATCCGGCGCAATGCCGACCCCCGCAGCTTTTGCTCCCAGACGCTGTCATCCCAGGTCTGAATCTCCTCCTTGTGCAGATTCAGCAGCCATGGGCGTGGCTGCATGTCGGGATCGTTGCTCTGGGGCAAGCTTCGGTGGTTCCAGGGGCAGACGTCCTGGCAGATGTCACAGCCCGCCACCCACGACCCAAGAGCGGCGCGAATGTTCTCCGGTAAGTCATCTTCACGGTTTTCGATCGTGTGAAAGGCCAGACAACGCCTTGCATCCACCACAAAAGGTTCGCGGATCGCATGCGTGGGGCAGGCATCGATGCAAGCGCTGCAGCGTCCACAGAGGCTGCGGGCTGGTGGGTCGGCGTTCAAGGGCTCCGTTGTTAGCAGATGGCCGATCACCATCCACGAGCCCCGTTCGGGGTGAATCAGATTGCTGTGTTTGCCGATCCAGCCCAGGCCGGCTTCCTCAGCCCAGGCTTTGTCCAGCAGCGGTGTGGCGTCAACACAGGCGCGCCAACCGCAGTCGGGCCGTTGTTCCGAAAGCCAGCGACCGATCCGTCGCAGCCGTTGATCCACAACCCGGTGATAGTCCCGCCCCCAGCCGTAGCGGGCGACTTTGAGGGAGCCGGGGGAGGGTTGGGCGTCGACGTAGTAGTTGAGGCCAACGGCGAGCACGCTGTTGGCTCCGTCCAATAGAAGCCTGGGGTCTCGCCGACGGGGGGCGGCCATCCAGGCCATGTCAGCTTGATGACCATGGTCCAACCATCGCTGCAGGGCTTTCGTGCGCAGCTGCAGCCGTGGACTTCCCGGGATTCTGGCAATGCCAACGGGATTGAACCCTTCCTCAGCGGCGCGACGCTTCAGAGCCTCGCTTAAACGAGTTTGTTGATCGGTGACATGCCCTTGCATCGACCTTAAGGTTGGGCGCTTATCAGCATCTTCTCTGTGACCAGCACTGAGACAGGACGGCTTGCTTCCTTGCTGCGCTGGCTTGGTTTGACCCTCGTGGTGATCCTTGTCCTGCAGATGCTGGCTGTTCTTGTCGGTGTCGACTGGGGTGCGGATGCTCCACGCCCGCAGGTCACCGGACCGCTTGTTGCCCTTGCTCCTCTGGGATTTGCCGGTTTGTTGATATGCCTGATCGGATCAAGGTTGGATCATCCCCGTCAGCAGCGCACTCCTTTGCGTCTGCTCATTGCCGTCCTTTCAGCGCTGTTGGCCTTCGGCATGGTGATAGCCGTGCCCATGTCCCTAGATGGGGGTGCGGGTGACGTGGCCCGCCAGCAGAATCTGGAACAGGGCCGCGAAGCGCTGAAGGATGCTCGAGCCTTCCGCGCCGATGCAGCGCAGGTCACCTCCCTTGGTGAGCAGTTGGCCCAGGCCGGTCAACTCGCAGCCGATGCCACAGAGGACGACAAGCTGCGGGCGGCACAAAAGATGGTGGACGATCAGATCGCCCAGATGGAGGCCCAACTCAAGACCTTTGAGGCCGGCCAGGCCCGCGAATCCCAGCAGCGGTTCATCGGTGGAACCATCTCGGCTGTGGTTCTTGCGATTGCGT is a genomic window containing:
- a CDS encoding tetratricopeptide repeat protein, which translates into the protein MRRTLAAALVVLGSWFGAPSANALIPYVYLPTEEELKGSSIGIGRTAAQLLQLGQAKDAARLAALAVRLNPNDERFWSILAEAQLRNNNLQDASRSLARAKQLNPEKAGLWFAEAAIALRAERPDYAVPLITRGLQLDPDNAPAYFDLGNARIMQGELPLALKSFERATALKPEFWEALNNQALVLFEMGQRQEAVRRWRRVLKLENNAEPMLALAAALHQRCEQSEAIQLAATALAKNPNYVLPLHQAEQLWGVRIRQATAQLLSEPQLTNSVERAQANATWKKNQ
- the queG gene encoding tRNA epoxyqueuosine(34) reductase QueG, whose translation is MQGHVTDQQTRLSEALKRRAAEEGFNPVGIARIPGSPRLQLRTKALQRWLDHGHQADMAWMAAPRRRDPRLLLDGANSVLAVGLNYYVDAQPSPGSLKVARYGWGRDYHRVVDQRLRRIGRWLSEQRPDCGWRACVDATPLLDKAWAEEAGLGWIGKHSNLIHPERGSWMVIGHLLTTEPLNADPPARSLCGRCSACIDACPTHAIREPFVVDARRCLAFHTIENREDDLPENIRAALGSWVAGCDICQDVCPWNHRSLPQSNDPDMQPRPWLLNLHKEEIQTWDDSVWEQKLRGSALRRIKPWMWRRNAAAAQPDPTPTL
- a CDS encoding HpsJ family protein: MTSTETGRLASLLRWLGLTLVVILVLQMLAVLVGVDWGADAPRPQVTGPLVALAPLGFAGLLICLIGSRLDHPRQQRTPLRLLIAVLSALLAFGMVIAVPMSLDGGAGDVARQQNLEQGREALKDARAFRADAAQVTSLGEQLAQAGQLAADATEDDKLRAAQKMVDDQIAQMEAQLKTFEAGQARESQQRFIGGTISAVVLAIAFALLAFTAVL